A stretch of Henckelia pumila isolate YLH828 chromosome 4, ASM3356847v2, whole genome shotgun sequence DNA encodes these proteins:
- the LOC140865678 gene encoding probable zinc metalloprotease EGY2, chloroplastic → MSLSTSFGGIFVLPLAKCSSCSNIRVPSPAFGRCWSLGSVGFSRAALRGNLRTVRRLSETGTEPESNNEEGDNQPAESDMLESQSMVNNNDEETINAQDKVEDADVVQFASGSPLPGVKRQEFDESLRIPKETIEILKDQVFGFDTFFVTSQEPYEGGVLFKGNLRGVAAKSYEKIKMRMEDKFGDLLKLFLLINPEDDKPVAVVVPRKTLQPDTTAVPEWFAAGAFGLVTVFTLLIRNVPALQANLVSAFDDIDLLGNGLPGALVTALVLGVHEISHFLVAKEYGIKLGVPYFVPSWQIGSFGAITRILNIVPKREDLLRFSVAGPLAGFSLGFVLLLLGFLLPPPDELGLLVDPSVFHESLLVGALAKLFLGDVLKEGTPVSINPLVIWAWAGLLINAINSIPAGELDGGRISFAIWGRKVWSRFTTASLVLLGLGSLSNDVAFYWLVLIFFLQRGPIAPLSEEITDPGQLYVSVGVVVLLLGVLVCLPFPFPFSSDVVNSF, encoded by the exons ATGAGTTTGTCCACAAGTTTTGGCGGGATTTTTGTTTTACCATTGGCGAAATGCAGCTCCTGCAGTAACATTCGCGTTCCATCTCCAGCATTTGGGCGCTGCTGGAGCCTCGGCTCAGTTGGGTTCTCGAG GGCCGCGTTAAGGGGGAATTTGAGGACTGTCCGCAGATTGAGTGAGACGGGGACTGAACCCGAGAGTAATAATGAGGAG GGTGACAACCAGCCTGCTGAGTCAGACATGCTTGAGTCACAAAGCATGGTAAACAATAACGATGAGGAAACGATTAATGCTCAGGACAAAGTTGAG GATGCTGATGTTGTTCAATTTGCCAGTGGATCGCCTCTGCCAGGGGTGAAG CGGCAGGAATTCGATGAATCGTTGAGAATTCCTAAGGAAACAATTGAAATTTTGAAGGATCAAGTATTTGGTTTTGATACATTCTTTGTGACCAGCCAAGAACCATATGAA GGTGGGGTATTGTTCAAGGGAAACCTGCGAGGGGTGGCTGCAAAAAGttatgagaaaataaaaatgAGAATGGAG GACAAATTTGGagatttattgaaattattTCTTCTAATTAACCCTGAGGACGATAAACCTGTAGCAGTTGTGGTGCCAAGGAAGACCTTGCAACCAGATACTACTG CTGTTCCTGAGTGGTTTGCTGCTGGTGCTTTTGGATTGGTCACTGTATTCACCCTACTTATTCGCAATGTTCCAGCATTACAAGCAAATCTAGT ATCTGCTTTTGATGATATCGACTTGTTGGGAAATGGCCTTCCTGGAGCTCTTGTTACGGCACTTGTCCTGGGTGTACATGAAATCAGCCATTTTCTAGTTGCAAAAGAATATGGTATTAAGCTGGGTGTCCCGTATTTTGTTCCTAGTTGGCAG ATAGGATCTTTCGGTGCCATAACAAGGATTCTAAATATAGTACCAAAGCGTGAAGATCTCTTGAGATTTTCAGTAGCTGGTCCTTTGGCAGGGTTTTCGTTGGGCTTTGTTCTTTTGCTTTTAGGATTTCTCTTGCCGCCACCTGATGAACTAGGTCTTCTTGTTGACCCCTCGGTATTCCACGAATCCCTTCTAGTTGGGGCATTAG CTAAGCTATTTCTTGGAGACGTCCTGAAAGAAGGCACCCCGGTTTCCATAAACCCACTCGTAATATGGGCCTGGGCTGGACTTCTGATTAATGCCATCAATAGCATCCCTGCCGGAGAACTTGATGGTGGTCGTATTTCTTTCGCCATATGGGGAAGAAAG GTTTGGTCTCGATTTACTACTGCCTCCCTTGTGCTTCTTGGATTGGGCTCTCTGTCGAATGACGTCGCATTCTATTGGTTAGTTCTAATATTTTTCTTGCAACGAGGGCCTATCGCACCATTGTCCGAAGAGATCACTGATCCTGGCCAATTGTATGTCTCTGTTGGGGTAGTTGTGTTGCTGTTAGGAGTATTGGTATGCTTGCCATTTCCATTCCCTTTCTCTAGTGATGTCGTTAACAGTTTTTAG